In Brevibacterium zhoupengii, the following are encoded in one genomic region:
- a CDS encoding HNH endonuclease: MFTHPANDPDHPEYRGPGSWARTPGITTDIGRWCQTLRDLEPADDAWEAQTRIRALEELTSAAAAAQAREAVAFHQHRQREDAANDVPKREQGKYAGNEIALAKRVSPSTGRKFLSTSKAVVNDLPRTFEALASGSISEAKARIIADETSWLTPEEREFVDEELKDRASAAGSRRLRTEARALAANVSSDNAHERAESARADRHVSLKALNNGMAQLSATLPLQQAVAAYENLEATAAERRMIGQDFDRTRNQLMADIFVERLTGQDSADSVPTEVHVVMEAESLFSDGRVPAWIPSYGPLPAKTARNFLAANRARTFIRRMFTSPDTGQLVSMDSRKRTFRGLLRRMVVFRDDVCRTPWCDAPIKHADHVTPVAEGGETEWSNASGLCAACNYAKEHPGWKHEATADDLTVSTPTGEEYETAIPPFVTKFSHPPPDPSTTSTMNANTASSTETNTTSTEETRDDVVDFLTPSPVEDLFEKLVLRDTG; the protein is encoded by the coding sequence ATGTTCACGCATCCCGCGAACGACCCGGACCACCCCGAATATCGGGGTCCTGGTTCGTGGGCCCGGACACCGGGCATCACCACCGATATCGGTCGGTGGTGCCAGACACTGCGTGATCTCGAACCGGCAGATGATGCGTGGGAAGCTCAGACTCGCATTCGCGCTCTCGAGGAGCTCACGTCGGCCGCGGCAGCTGCTCAGGCGCGAGAGGCTGTGGCTTTTCACCAGCACCGCCAGCGCGAAGACGCCGCCAACGATGTACCGAAGCGGGAACAGGGAAAATACGCTGGCAATGAGATCGCCTTGGCCAAGAGAGTATCGCCCTCGACCGGACGAAAATTTCTATCGACCTCGAAAGCTGTGGTCAACGATCTGCCCCGCACGTTTGAGGCCCTGGCCAGCGGATCCATCTCCGAAGCCAAAGCTCGCATCATCGCCGATGAGACCTCCTGGCTCACTCCCGAAGAGCGTGAATTCGTCGACGAGGAACTCAAAGACCGGGCTTCGGCAGCCGGCAGTCGCCGACTGCGTACAGAAGCTCGCGCGCTGGCGGCCAATGTGTCGTCCGACAATGCACATGAGAGAGCCGAATCGGCGAGGGCAGACCGTCATGTGTCCCTGAAGGCGCTCAACAACGGCATGGCACAGCTCAGTGCCACGTTGCCTCTGCAGCAGGCCGTCGCTGCCTATGAGAATTTGGAGGCCACCGCCGCCGAGCGCAGGATGATCGGCCAGGACTTCGACCGTACCCGCAATCAGCTGATGGCCGATATCTTCGTGGAACGTCTTACCGGTCAGGACTCTGCCGACAGCGTGCCCACCGAAGTCCACGTCGTCATGGAAGCCGAGAGTCTCTTCTCAGACGGACGGGTTCCCGCGTGGATTCCGAGCTATGGCCCGCTTCCTGCGAAGACGGCACGGAACTTCCTGGCGGCGAATAGAGCCAGAACTTTCATTCGGCGCATGTTCACATCACCGGACACAGGACAGCTGGTCAGCATGGACTCGCGCAAACGCACGTTCCGTGGTCTGCTGCGACGAATGGTCGTCTTCCGTGACGATGTCTGCCGGACACCGTGGTGCGACGCCCCGATCAAGCACGCCGATCATGTGACTCCGGTCGCCGAGGGCGGCGAAACTGAGTGGTCCAACGCGTCCGGACTGTGCGCGGCCTGCAATTACGCCAAGGAACATCCCGGGTGGAAGCACGAGGCAACTGCCGATGACCTCACCGTCTCCACGCCCACCGGCGAAGAATACGAAACAGCCATTCCCCCGTTCGTCACCAAGTTCAGTCATCCACCGCCGGATCCGAGTACGACTTCCACCATGAATGCGAACACGGCTTCTTCGACGGAGACGAACACGACCTCCACCGAAGAGACGAGAGATGACGTTGTCGACTTCCTCACCCCGAGCCCCGTAGAAGATCTCTTCGAGAAGCTAGTCCTCAGAGATACCGGCTGA
- a CDS encoding isochorismate synthase, with the protein MTTTFSTSDICTAPPRLHVSSRFVDDVEPGPGFPFESGLPTSVEETLELLPTSAFSCWVRDTSGLIGFGRTLRIRARGRDRFTELSSAWKAITDAASIEDEVDMLGSGLMCFATVAYSGESEVDSLIHIPEFVLGRRGGRVWMTSIMTEGATPVPPVLKSEPLRRVTSATSSPGDLDSSSWADLVAKVSQMLTPVGDSAEVDPFTEDSTLRKIVLARDELVTSDDDIDVRSVLGELNRSYPSCWTFDVAGLIGSTPELLIGVENARVTSRVLAGTYRVENDPTSEMPAARKLLSAHKDSTEHAFAIASLQRSLSSVADDVSVDERPHLLPLANVIHSASDASAHLPEDSCLNALDIAAAVHPTAAVGGYPQASAVAHVDELEPLDRGRYSGPVGWMDDRGNGQFGIALRCGQLEDRNRIRLFAGAGIMPDSDPLAEVAETEAKFAPMRRALGLE; encoded by the coding sequence ATGACTACGACCTTCAGCACCTCTGACATCTGCACCGCACCCCCGCGCCTGCACGTGAGTTCTCGCTTCGTCGACGACGTCGAACCGGGCCCGGGTTTCCCATTCGAATCCGGGCTTCCCACCTCCGTCGAGGAGACGCTGGAACTCCTGCCCACCTCGGCGTTCTCCTGCTGGGTCCGCGACACCTCGGGCCTCATCGGCTTCGGCCGCACACTGCGCATCCGCGCCCGCGGCCGCGACCGCTTCACCGAGCTCTCCAGTGCTTGGAAGGCCATCACGGACGCCGCGAGCATCGAAGACGAGGTCGACATGCTCGGCTCGGGACTGATGTGCTTCGCCACAGTCGCCTACTCCGGCGAGTCCGAGGTCGACTCCCTCATCCATATCCCCGAATTCGTCCTCGGACGCCGAGGCGGGCGCGTCTGGATGACATCGATCATGACCGAGGGCGCAACCCCGGTCCCACCGGTGCTCAAGTCCGAACCGCTGCGCCGGGTCACCTCGGCGACGTCCTCCCCCGGTGATCTTGACAGTTCCTCGTGGGCGGACCTGGTCGCCAAGGTCTCGCAGATGCTCACCCCCGTCGGAGACTCCGCCGAGGTGGACCCCTTCACCGAGGATTCCACGCTGCGCAAGATCGTGCTGGCTCGGGACGAGCTGGTCACCTCCGATGATGACATCGATGTGCGGTCCGTGCTGGGTGAGCTCAACCGCAGCTACCCCAGCTGCTGGACCTTCGATGTCGCGGGTCTCATCGGATCCACCCCGGAGCTGCTCATCGGGGTGGAGAACGCCCGTGTGACCTCGCGCGTGCTCGCGGGCACGTATCGGGTGGAGAACGACCCGACCTCGGAGATGCCTGCGGCCAGGAAGCTGCTGAGCGCGCACAAGGACAGCACCGAGCACGCCTTCGCGATCGCCTCACTGCAGCGCAGTCTCAGCTCTGTCGCCGACGATGTCAGCGTCGATGAGCGACCGCACCTGCTGCCTCTGGCCAACGTCATCCATTCGGCCTCCGACGCCTCTGCGCACCTGCCGGAGGACTCCTGCCTCAATGCCCTCGACATCGCAGCCGCCGTGCATCCGACCGCCGCTGTGGGCGGATACCCGCAGGCCAGCGCGGTCGCCCACGTGGATGAGCTGGAGCCACTTGATCGCGGACGGTATTCGGGACCGGTCGGCTGGATGGACGATCGCGGCAACGGACAGTTCGGCATCGCTCTGCGCTGTGGACAGCTCGAGGACCGCAATCGGATCCGTCTGTTCGCCGGTGCGGGCATCATGCCCGATTCGGATCCCCTCGCCGAGGTGGCCGAGACCGAAGCCAAATTCGCTCCGATGCGCCGTGCGCTGGGGTTGGAATAA
- a CDS encoding demethylmenaquinone methyltransferase, giving the protein MNRAQLDKQPDDVASMFDDVASRYDLTNDVLTFGLARTWRRTVAHSVAAGPGERVLDLAAGTGTSSMTFTHHGAEVVAGDISQGMLSEGRRRHPKIDFIYADAMDLPFSDASFDVVTISFGIRNVNDVDTALAEMLRVLKPGGRLIICEFSTPTFDPFSLVYKEYLMRALPAVAKAVSSNPEAYVYLAESIRAWPDQDEFAQQILDAGFDQVKHRNLTGGIVAVHHALKP; this is encoded by the coding sequence ATGAACCGTGCTCAGCTGGACAAGCAGCCCGACGACGTCGCGTCGATGTTCGATGACGTCGCCTCCCGCTACGACCTCACCAACGACGTGCTCACCTTCGGCCTGGCGCGCACCTGGCGCCGGACGGTCGCACATTCGGTGGCTGCCGGCCCCGGCGAACGTGTCCTCGATCTTGCAGCCGGGACGGGAACGTCATCGATGACATTCACCCATCACGGCGCCGAGGTCGTCGCCGGCGACATCTCACAGGGCATGCTCTCCGAAGGGCGCCGCAGACACCCCAAGATCGACTTCATCTACGCCGATGCGATGGACCTGCCGTTCTCCGATGCCAGCTTCGACGTCGTCACGATCTCCTTCGGCATTCGCAACGTCAATGACGTGGACACCGCATTGGCAGAGATGCTGCGCGTGCTCAAGCCCGGTGGCCGCCTCATCATCTGCGAGTTCTCGACCCCGACATTCGACCCCTTCAGCCTCGTCTACAAGGAATACCTGATGCGGGCCCTGCCCGCTGTGGCGAAGGCTGTGTCCTCGAACCCCGAGGCCTATGTCTACCTCGCCGAGTCGATCCGCGCCTGGCCTGACCAGGACGAATTCGCTCAGCAGATCCTCGACGCGGGCTTCGACCAGGTCAAGCATCGCAACCTCACGGGCGGAATCGTCGCCGTCCACCACGCCCTCAAGCCGTGA
- a CDS encoding geranylgeranyl reductase family protein, whose amino-acid sequence MNEFSAEVIVVGAGPAGSAIGTYLAQAGHEVIILEKSGFPRDKICGDALTPRAVKEVGYLGMETPESEGWHKNRGLRLIGGGHRLEIDWPDIDGTPNYGLTKPRMGMDEAFARHAQRSGARLFEQVKAMSPDIGEDGWIQGVHASGTDHRGRRVGPEAHFSAPIVIAADGVSSRLAVAMGLEKRDDRPMGVAVRAYHSSPRHADDYIESWVEMRSRNSAGESEVLPGYGWLFPLGDGTINIGAGLLDSSPQFGSVDFRTMMGQWIADMGHEWGIDESTSLGPIKSAALPMAFNRTPHFHKGLLLVGDSGGMVNPFNGEGIDYALESARLAAEVISTYSRYPKHVMREKLQEYPALVGDSLGGYFTLGRVFSAIIGHPALMQFGIKYGMGVDVVMEFVVKLLANLYRDPKVSEADLIDRVISALTRIVPATSNA is encoded by the coding sequence GTGAACGAATTCTCCGCCGAGGTCATCGTCGTCGGGGCGGGTCCTGCCGGATCGGCCATCGGCACCTACCTCGCTCAGGCCGGCCATGAGGTCATCATCCTGGAGAAATCCGGGTTCCCCCGCGACAAGATCTGCGGCGATGCCCTGACCCCGCGCGCGGTCAAAGAGGTCGGCTACCTCGGTATGGAGACCCCCGAATCCGAGGGGTGGCACAAGAACCGGGGACTGCGCCTCATCGGCGGCGGGCATCGGTTGGAGATCGACTGGCCCGATATCGACGGCACCCCGAACTATGGGCTGACGAAGCCGCGGATGGGCATGGACGAGGCATTTGCCCGTCACGCCCAGCGCAGCGGTGCCAGGCTGTTCGAGCAGGTCAAGGCCATGTCCCCGGACATCGGCGAGGACGGCTGGATTCAGGGCGTCCACGCCTCCGGCACCGACCATCGTGGTCGCAGGGTGGGCCCCGAGGCACACTTCAGCGCCCCAATCGTCATCGCCGCCGACGGCGTCTCCTCACGTCTGGCAGTGGCCATGGGCTTGGAGAAGCGCGACGACCGACCGATGGGTGTGGCCGTGCGCGCCTACCATTCCTCGCCAAGGCATGCCGACGACTACATCGAGAGCTGGGTCGAGATGCGCTCGCGCAATTCGGCAGGCGAGTCCGAGGTTCTGCCCGGCTATGGCTGGCTCTTCCCCCTGGGCGACGGCACGATCAACATCGGTGCCGGTCTGCTGGACTCCTCGCCTCAGTTCGGATCCGTCGACTTCCGCACCATGATGGGACAGTGGATCGCGGACATGGGGCACGAATGGGGCATCGACGAATCCACTTCGTTGGGGCCGATCAAGTCCGCGGCACTGCCGATGGCCTTCAACCGGACTCCGCACTTTCACAAGGGACTCCTGCTCGTCGGTGATTCGGGTGGGATGGTCAATCCATTCAACGGCGAAGGCATCGACTATGCCCTCGAGTCCGCTCGTCTGGCCGCCGAGGTGATCTCCACTTATTCCCGCTACCCGAAGCATGTGATGCGTGAGAAGCTGCAGGAATACCCGGCACTCGTGGGCGACTCCCTGGGCGGCTACTTCACTCTGGGACGCGTTTTTTCCGCCATTATCGGCCACCCTGCACTCATGCAGTTCGGAATCAAGTACGGTATGGGTGTTGACGTTGTGATGGAGTTCGTCGTGAAATTGTTGGCGAACCTCTACCGCGACCCGAAGGTCTCTGAGGCTGATCTCATCGACCGGGTGATTTCAGCTCTCACCCGAATCGTGCCTGCCACCAGCAATGCATGA
- a CDS encoding polyprenyl synthetase family protein, with protein MNDEDMSHLASPATFIGADAQLAADISTQLEAVERRLYEVTEQTRKLPDTTSKHLLAAGGKRARPNLLLLTARLGEANRDAIIDAAVAVELIHLASLYHDDVMDDAPVRRGAPSAHEVWGNSVAILTGDLLFSKASGVTAKLGPEAVRVQAETFERLVLGQLNEFAGPPEDADAIEHYIQVLADKTGSLIATSAQFGVMFSQADQALAEPVRIFGERVGIAFQLADDIIDLTTTSSVSGKTPGTDLRERVPTLPVLYARAAAAGGDATAAEVVELLDADLSSDEALESARAALAAHPVTARARAEAVRWADDAKAALAPLPDGVVKESLFTFADSVVTRSA; from the coding sequence ATGAATGACGAGGACATGAGCCACCTAGCCTCTCCGGCGACTTTTATTGGTGCCGATGCCCAGCTTGCGGCGGATATCTCCACACAGTTGGAAGCCGTCGAGCGCAGGCTCTACGAAGTGACCGAGCAGACACGGAAGCTGCCGGACACCACCTCCAAACATCTCCTCGCGGCCGGCGGAAAACGGGCCCGCCCCAATCTGCTGCTGCTCACTGCCCGCCTCGGCGAGGCGAACCGTGACGCGATCATCGATGCAGCCGTTGCTGTGGAGCTCATCCACCTGGCCTCCCTGTACCACGATGATGTGATGGACGATGCTCCCGTGCGCCGTGGTGCACCTTCCGCGCACGAGGTGTGGGGCAATTCCGTGGCCATCCTCACCGGCGATCTCCTGTTCTCAAAGGCCTCGGGCGTCACCGCGAAGCTGGGTCCAGAGGCTGTGCGGGTCCAGGCCGAGACCTTCGAACGTCTCGTCCTCGGTCAGCTCAACGAATTCGCCGGCCCGCCGGAGGACGCGGATGCGATCGAGCACTACATTCAGGTGCTCGCGGACAAGACCGGATCCCTCATCGCCACCTCGGCGCAGTTCGGGGTCATGTTCTCACAAGCGGATCAGGCCCTGGCCGAACCCGTGCGGATCTTCGGCGAACGCGTCGGCATTGCCTTCCAACTCGCCGATGACATCATCGACCTGACGACCACCTCGTCGGTGTCGGGCAAGACTCCGGGCACTGACCTGCGCGAACGCGTCCCCACCCTGCCGGTGCTCTACGCCAGGGCCGCCGCAGCCGGCGGTGACGCGACCGCCGCCGAGGTGGTCGAACTTCTGGACGCGGACCTGAGCTCGGACGAGGCTCTCGAATCCGCCCGTGCCGCTCTGGCCGCCCACCCGGTGACGGCCCGAGCCCGCGCCGAGGCGGTTCGCTGGGCTGACGATGCGA